One segment of Rosa chinensis cultivar Old Blush chromosome 6, RchiOBHm-V2, whole genome shotgun sequence DNA contains the following:
- the LOC112174586 gene encoding protein ALP1-like, with protein MSAAALQIQTLEDEDSQWGGSSEGRTYKARDRELMDLRLKAQYFTDPCRDACGRLSLSTEQKLTCAMRMLAYGITADFCDDYLDIAKSTAIEILEHFTIVIWNVYHETYLRQPTPADLRRLLDKAAERGFPGMVGSLDCMHWQWKNCPTGWAGQYTGHKGKPTIILEAVASYDTWIWHAFFGLPGSLNDINVLGCSPLFNDVCLGETAEVNYQVCNRHYRQCYYLVDGIYPKWGSFVQAIRNSRTPQTQHFTRMQEAYRKEVERAFGILQARWAIIRGPARGWSKENLQYIMMTCIILHNMIVEDEHDEDAAEPFDPDDIPTRPKKAEIYDRPIIPTDVHRNPHQLNQFLRRHREVRCPMMNKNLQDDLVDHLWTMKL; from the exons ATGTCTGCCGCTGCCTTGCAAATCCAAACTCTGGAAGATGAGGATTCACAATGGGGTGGTTCTTCAGAAGGTCGTACCTATAAGGCCAGGGATCGAGAGCTGATGGATCTTCGACTCAAAGCTCAATACTTCACTGATCCGTGCAG AGATGCTTGTGGGAGACTAAGCTTATCCACTGAACAAAAGCTGACATGCGCCATGAGAATGCTCGCGTATGGCATCACAGCTGATTTCTGCGATGATTACCTAGATATTGCGAAGAGCACTGCCATTGAGATTTTGGAGCACTTCACAATAGTAATCTGGAATGTGTACCATGAGACTTACCTCCGCCAACCAACACCAGCGGATTTGCGACGGCTGCTGGACAAAGCTGCAGAACGGGGATTCCCGGGGATGGTGGGTAGCCTTGATTGTATGCACTGGCAGTGGAAAAATTGTCCCACCGGATGGGCAGGGCAGTATACTGGCCACAAAGGGAAACCGACAATCATCTTAGAGGCGGTGGCCTCCTACGATACTTGGATTTGGCATGCCTTCTTCGGACTTCCAGGTTCCCTGAATGATATTAACGTTCTTGGATGTTCACCATTGTTCAATGACGTATGCCTTGGTGAAACTGCTGAAGTAAACTACCAGGTATGTAATAGGCATTATCGTCAATGTTATTACCTAGTTGATGGCATATACCCTAAGTGGGGGTCATTTGTACAAGCAATCCGAAACTCGAGGACGCCGCAGACACAACACTTCACAAGGATGCAGGAAGCATACAGAAAAGAAGTGGAGAGAGCATTTGGTATTCTCCAAGCTCGTTGGGCAATCATAAGAGGACCAGCTCGTGGGTGGAGTAAGGAGAACCTTCAATACATCATGATGACATGTATTATCTTGCACAATATGATTGTTGAAGACGAGCATGATGAAGATGCAGCAGAGCCATTTGATCCGGATGATATCCCAACTAGACCCAAGAAAGCAGAGATATATGACAGACCAATAATTCCCACCGATGTTCATCGCAATCCGCATCAACTAAATCAATTCTTGCGTCGTCATAGGGAGGTTAGATGTCCAATGATGAATAAAAACCTCCAAGATGATCTAGTCGATCATCTATGGACCATGAAGCTATAA
- the LOC112169867 gene encoding MDIS1-interacting receptor like kinase 2: MAIRLWNGKTIELGFLKLDCCSGSYGYRAPECDVYSFGVVALEIMMGRHPGELLESLSENRGLYLKDLLDQRLRSPSSQLAAGVVSIVTVALACMSTDPGS, translated from the exons ATGGCTATCAGACTTTGGAACGGCAAGACTATTGAGCTCGGATTTCTCAAACTGGACTGCTGTAGTGGGTCTTATGGCTACAGGGCTCCAG AGTGTGATGTATACAGCTTTGGGGTGGTGGCATTAGAGATCATGATGGGAAGGCATCCAGGGGAGCTATTGGAATCTCTATCAGAAAACAGAGGATTGTATTTGAAGGATTTGCTAGACCAACGACTTCGGTCTCCATCAAGTCAGTTAGCTGCGGGAGTGGTTTCCATCGTAACAGTGGCCTTGGCATGCATGAGCACTGATCCAGGTTCATGA